The genomic segment TAGCTTCTTCTGTGGCGCGGTATTCATTGATCAGCGACATGTCACTTCCTTGGTATAGGTTGAACGCAAGTGTTTGCAATCATAGACAGCCGCAATGCACAAGTAAATATGGCGTTGAATAAAGATCAGCGACGGTACTCTTCCGGCTTTGCTTCGGTGGCTAATGTCGCTCAGTTAGTTTCATGAAGGAAAATCGAAATTCCGCTTAAATTAGCATTTGCGACTGCTTGGTTGATATATCGGGCGCAAGCCCCATCGGTGTAAACCATTCGCCTTACCGATGGCGTAATCAATCTAATTGGGTATGTGTTCGGCTTGGCCGGAGGTCGATAACCTTCTTGTTGCTGAGGGATTGAGACGTTACCGGTTGCTTCAGCCCTATGCCGACCCGTAGCTGCGGACTAAGGTTGGCGTTGTTCAATAACCTGGCTGCCGATTTATTCGCTGCGCTAGAATGCGCCACCATTTTTTAAAGCTGGAGTTACCTTTAATGCGCACGTTCAGGCTGGTTATTGCCTGCCCCGATGGCGTTGGCATTGTCGCCAAGGTCAGCAATTTCCTGGCCACTTACAACGGCTGGATCACCGAAGCCAATCATCACTCGGATCATCAGAGTGGCTGGTTTTTCATGCGCCATGAAATCCGCGCCGACTCGCTGCCGTTCGATCTCGCTGGGTTCCGGCAGGCATTCGCACCTATAGCGCGTGAGTTTTCGATGGAGTGGCGGATTACCGATTCGGAACAGCGCAAGCGTGTCGTGCTAATGGCCAGTCGGGAGTCGCATTGCCTGGCCGATCTGCTGCACAGGTGGCACAGCGGCGAACTGGATTGCGATATCCCCTGCGTTATTTCCAACCACAACGATTTGCGTAGCATGGTCGAGTGGCACGGCATTCCGTATTTCCACGTTCCGGTCGAGCCGGGGCGCAAGGACGAGGCGTTTGCTGAGGTGTCGCGCCTGGTCCGTGAGCAGCAGGCCGATGTGATTGTGCTTGCCCGTTATATGCAGATTCTTCCACCCGAACTATGTGAAGAATATGCGCAGCGGGTAATTAACATTCATCACAGCTTTCTACCTTCGTTTGCAGGCGCCAAGCCCTACCATCAGGCTTCGCTACGCGGGGTCAAGCTGATCGGGGCGACCTGCCATTACGTGACCGAGGAGCTGGACGCCGGCCCGATCATCGAGCAGGACGTGGTGCGCGTCAGCCATCGCGATAGCATCGAAGACATGGTTCGGCTGGGCAAGGACGTGGAAAAGATGGTGCTATCGCGCGGTCTGCGCTATCACTTGCAAGAGCGTGTGCTGGTCCATAGCAACAAGACGCTGGTATTCAACTAATCGTCGCCGGTGGCGCGGGAGGAACGCATGGTCGATCCGCTGGAGAAGGCTGTCGCGAACGCGCCACCAATTATCGGCAGTGGTTGTACGCAGCGTTACGATCTGGAGCACCTCGGACCGGAGCTCGGTACCGATTTTTCAGGTGCCGAAGCGCTGTGGAAACGTCACCAATCCGCCGCCGAGTTGATGGTCGAACGTA from the Stutzerimonas stutzeri genome contains:
- the purU gene encoding formyltetrahydrofolate deformylase codes for the protein MRTFRLVIACPDGVGIVAKVSNFLATYNGWITEANHHSDHQSGWFFMRHEIRADSLPFDLAGFRQAFAPIAREFSMEWRITDSEQRKRVVLMASRESHCLADLLHRWHSGELDCDIPCVISNHNDLRSMVEWHGIPYFHVPVEPGRKDEAFAEVSRLVREQQADVIVLARYMQILPPELCEEYAQRVINIHHSFLPSFAGAKPYHQASLRGVKLIGATCHYVTEELDAGPIIEQDVVRVSHRDSIEDMVRLGKDVEKMVLSRGLRYHLQERVLVHSNKTLVFN